The following coding sequences are from one Methanococcoides orientis window:
- a CDS encoding polysaccharide deacetylase family protein: MLDIYSILKGNSEIWDQFSKKEEYSPIMLDARERFSYSNTIYKDVFNPNVSEYSVQNGFQVEYPDNKRFAVCLTHDIDEIYPPLKHTILSSAYCLKNLNLGELKRQTFWKIKDRRQSPYINFRRIMDLEDKYDAKSSFYFIATEKDPIRFRYNVEDVENELAFISDNGWEVGLHGGYYSYNDLDEILKEKQRIESVLGKNIIGYRNHYLRFKTPDSWELLSKAGFKYDTTFGYTDMVGFRNGMCHPFKPYNRNENKGIAILEIPLVVMDGTLFDVANSFEDAWGCVKQLIDIVEKYNGVITLLWHNNAFNCSFRTNWSNLYEKILKYCYEKGAWMASGEEICEWWNNL; this comes from the coding sequence TTGTTAGATATCTACAGTATTCTAAAGGGCAATTCAGAAATATGGGACCAATTCTCTAAAAAAGAAGAATATTCTCCGATAATGTTGGATGCTCGTGAACGATTTAGCTATTCAAATACTATATATAAAGATGTATTTAATCCAAATGTTTCAGAATATTCTGTTCAAAATGGTTTTCAAGTAGAATATCCTGATAACAAACGTTTTGCTGTTTGTTTAACCCATGATATTGATGAGATATATCCACCATTAAAACACACTATTTTATCTTCAGCTTATTGTTTAAAAAATTTAAATTTGGGTGAACTAAAAAGACAAACTTTCTGGAAAATAAAGGATAGAAGGCAATCTCCATACATCAATTTCAGAAGAATTATGGATTTGGAAGACAAATACGATGCAAAATCATCTTTTTATTTCATTGCTACGGAAAAAGATCCGATCCGATTCCGATACAATGTTGAAGATGTCGAAAATGAATTAGCTTTTATTTCGGATAACGGATGGGAGGTTGGTCTGCATGGTGGGTATTACTCATATAATGATCTTGATGAAATTTTGAAAGAAAAACAGCGGATTGAGTCTGTTTTAGGTAAAAATATCATCGGGTATAGAAACCATTATCTTAGGTTTAAAACTCCCGATTCTTGGGAATTACTCTCAAAAGCTGGTTTTAAGTATGATACAACTTTTGGATATACTGATATGGTTGGTTTTCGTAATGGTATGTGTCATCCATTCAAACCTTATAACCGGAATGAGAACAAAGGAATAGCTATCCTGGAAATTCCTTTAGTGGTAATGGATGGTACGTTATTTGATGTTGCTAATTCTTTTGAAGATGCATGGGGATGTGTTAAACAACTGATCGACATTGTTGAAAAATACAACGGTGTTATTACATTACTGTGGCATAACAATGCATTTAATTGCTCCTTTAGAACAAATTGGAGTAATTTATATGAGAAAATCTTGAAGTATTGTTATGAAAAAGGTGCTTGGATGGCAAGTGGGGAAGAGATTTGTGAATGGTGGAATAATTTATAA
- the wecB gene encoding non-hydrolyzing UDP-N-acetylglucosamine 2-epimerase — protein sequence MKILSVIGARPQFIKCAPLSRKLRESHEEILVHTGQHYDPKMSDIFFKELGIPEPDYNLGIGSATQGEQTGKMLMEIEKLLINEEPDIVLVYGDTNSTIAGSLAASKLQIHVAHVEAGLRSFDRTMPEEINRIVTDHISNLLFCPTRTAVTNLENEGITDGVHNVGDVMMDALHYNIKVAEEKSTILDDLNLSHQDFMVATIHRASNTDDIENLSSIVKAFCSVDANILFPVHPRTKKCLQQYGLWDKLRENVNVISPLGYLDMLKLMSSSRKILTDSGGVQKEAYVLGVPCITMRNNTEWVETVDDGWNVLVGADCGLIIDAINGFEGTGMKGNMFGFGDACEMIYKIISSRI from the coding sequence ATGAAAATACTATCAGTTATCGGTGCTCGGCCACAATTTATAAAATGTGCTCCACTTTCCCGTAAACTAAGAGAATCACATGAAGAGATACTTGTCCATACAGGACAACACTATGATCCAAAAATGTCTGATATTTTCTTCAAAGAACTGGGAATTCCGGAACCGGATTACAATCTTGGTATTGGTTCCGCTACACAAGGTGAACAAACAGGTAAAATGTTGATGGAGATCGAGAAACTTCTCATTAATGAAGAGCCTGATATAGTATTGGTATATGGTGATACAAATTCTACTATTGCAGGTTCTCTTGCAGCTTCCAAGCTTCAGATTCATGTAGCTCATGTTGAGGCTGGTCTCCGATCATTTGACAGGACTATGCCTGAAGAGATCAATCGCATAGTTACAGACCATATTTCAAATCTATTGTTCTGTCCTACAAGAACAGCAGTAACAAATCTTGAAAACGAAGGTATTACTGATGGTGTTCACAATGTTGGTGATGTGATGATGGATGCACTGCATTACAACATAAAGGTAGCAGAGGAAAAGTCCACGATACTTGATGATTTGAACCTTTCTCATCAGGATTTTATGGTTGCAACTATACATCGTGCTTCAAATACAGATGACATTGAAAATCTATCATCCATTGTGAAAGCTTTTTGTAGTGTGGATGCTAATATTTTATTCCCTGTACATCCAAGGACTAAGAAATGTCTCCAACAGTATGGGCTTTGGGATAAGCTGCGTGAAAATGTAAATGTCATATCTCCTCTCGGTTATCTTGATATGTTAAAGCTCATGTCTAGTTCTAGGAAGATTCTTACCGATTCTGGGGGCGTACAGAAAGAGGCTTATGTGCTTGGTGTTCCCTGTATTACGATGCGCAATAACACCGAGTGGGTGGAAACAGTGGACGATGGGTGGAATGTGTTGGTTGGAGCAGATTGCGGTTTGATCATTGATGCTATTAATGGATTTGAAGGTACAGGTATGAAAGGAAATATGTTTGGATTCGGAGATGCTTGTGAGATGATATATAAAATTATATCTTCAAGAATTTAA
- a CDS encoding glycosyltransferase, whose amino-acid sequence MKYLTKSSAKDKNQIPKKGLIILMGTKASYSIVQSSRALHIFNEIKKHYPNTYLMLQKNELNEVLLENLVQIKPKIAIDGKLILLKGILFRLQMSLQIFHFLISKKIDYVLLRGYDTIILYPFLKLFNIKIYYDFHGRYDLELSQKKRFVRAFMVKLINKVIFKHSDKIIVISDGVKAQIEEYAHKCIYLPNGVDIEKIESIDTVNPINIPEDKKVIGFIGNWEQVMKIDDICDSVDYLRDVVVVIVGQGYQYNRIINKYGRKENVILTGRIEQNLAFSLLKRMDICIVPYDKNFYMSKIKNFFSNRKISEYLAAGKPMVIADIGGIPGYLKENINYIKYDSNNPQNLANKVEYLINNTRLYSQMSNDNRTLAKEFDWESIVTKSGLFDDL is encoded by the coding sequence ATGAAATATTTAACAAAGTCCTCTGCAAAAGATAAAAACCAAATTCCGAAAAAAGGGTTAATCATTTTGATGGGGACTAAAGCATCTTACAGCATTGTCCAGTCTTCGAGGGCGTTACACATTTTTAACGAGATAAAAAAGCATTATCCTAATACTTATTTAATGTTGCAAAAAAATGAACTAAATGAAGTGTTATTAGAAAATTTAGTACAAATAAAACCTAAAATAGCTATTGATGGTAAATTAATTTTGTTGAAAGGAATATTATTTAGATTGCAAATGTCTTTGCAGATATTTCATTTTTTAATATCAAAAAAAATCGATTATGTCCTTTTAAGAGGATATGATACCATTATCTTATATCCTTTCTTAAAACTATTTAATATAAAAATTTATTATGATTTTCATGGAAGATATGATCTTGAACTATCTCAAAAAAAGCGTTTTGTGCGAGCCTTTATGGTTAAATTGATTAACAAGGTTATTTTTAAACATTCTGATAAAATTATAGTTATAAGTGATGGAGTTAAAGCTCAAATCGAAGAATATGCACATAAATGCATCTATTTGCCAAATGGAGTCGATATAGAGAAAATTGAATCGATAGACACGGTGAACCCTATAAATATTCCAGAAGACAAGAAAGTTATAGGATTTATTGGGAATTGGGAGCAGGTAATGAAGATTGATGATATATGTGATTCAGTTGATTATTTACGAGATGTTGTTGTTGTAATTGTTGGGCAAGGTTATCAATATAATAGAATTATCAATAAATATGGTCGAAAAGAAAATGTTATTTTAACTGGGCGCATTGAACAAAATTTAGCATTTTCATTATTGAAAAGGATGGATATTTGTATTGTCCCTTACGACAAAAATTTTTACATGTCTAAAATAAAGAACTTTTTCTCTAATAGAAAAATATCCGAATATCTTGCAGCAGGAAAACCAATGGTAATTGCAGATATAGGGGGAATTCCAGGATATTTAAAAGAAAACATTAACTACATAAAATATGATTCTAATAATCCCCAAAATCTTGCTAACAAAGTAGAATATTTAATAAATAATACAAGGTTGTATTCACAAATGTCTAATGATAATAGAACATTAGCAAAAGAATTTGATTGGGAGTCAATTGTAACAAAATCTGGACTGTTTGATGACCTGTGA
- a CDS encoding glycosyltransferase family 4 protein encodes MDTYIRDVFVKEQLKYIRKSFDTVYVISPVAYGLDYLRKTQYEDYSFDNVHVFFPKYFNFPLFYKYGREFWVKLEAHAISKLLKKQNIKFDIIHAHFTWPSGAVAVELKKKLGVPVVITEHTSTTFQKAIDRKDPIFIHSWQMSDAIIRVRKSDISLMGDVGINLEKVHHVPNGYDQKKFYPLDKQLCREKLGLPRDKKIILYVGSLYGDVKGHFYLIEAMEKIVSKKDDVFCYIVGDGILRKKLERQISSSNLQKHVTIVGSKPHHEVPLWMNACDVFVLPSLNEGNPTVLVECLSCGKPFVGTRVGGVPEIITSDDFGFLVKPGNSLDLAEKINLSLDINWNEDKIVNHAERYSWEVITEQILDIYMDLQI; translated from the coding sequence ATGGACACGTATATTAGAGATGTATTTGTAAAGGAACAGCTAAAGTATATTAGAAAATCATTTGATACTGTTTATGTCATTTCTCCCGTTGCTTATGGTCTGGACTATCTAAGAAAGACACAGTATGAGGACTACTCTTTTGATAACGTACATGTATTTTTCCCTAAATATTTTAATTTCCCCCTCTTCTATAAGTATGGCAGAGAGTTTTGGGTAAAACTTGAAGCACATGCAATTTCTAAGTTATTGAAAAAACAAAATATCAAGTTTGATATAATTCATGCTCACTTTACTTGGCCTTCTGGTGCAGTTGCAGTAGAATTAAAGAAAAAGTTGGGGGTGCCTGTAGTTATTACAGAGCATACATCTACTACATTTCAGAAAGCGATAGATCGAAAAGATCCAATATTTATTCATTCATGGCAAATGTCTGATGCAATAATACGTGTTAGGAAGAGTGATATTTCTCTTATGGGGGATGTAGGAATCAATTTAGAGAAAGTACACCATGTCCCCAATGGCTATGATCAAAAGAAGTTTTATCCTTTAGATAAACAGCTATGTAGGGAAAAACTTGGTTTGCCAAGAGACAAAAAAATCATTCTTTATGTTGGAAGTTTATACGGTGATGTGAAAGGTCATTTTTATTTGATAGAAGCTATGGAAAAAATTGTCTCCAAAAAGGATGATGTGTTCTGCTATATTGTGGGTGATGGTATACTTAGGAAGAAATTAGAGAGGCAAATTTCATCATCCAATTTGCAAAAGCATGTAACAATAGTGGGTAGTAAACCACACCATGAAGTACCTCTTTGGATGAATGCTTGTGATGTATTTGTGTTGCCAAGCTTGAATGAAGGTAATCCAACAGTTCTAGTTGAATGTTTAAGCTGTGGTAAACCATTTGTAGGAACACGTGTTGGTGGTGTTCCCGAAATTATAACCTCTGATGATTTTGGATTTCTGGTTAAACCGGGCAATTCCTTGGATCTGGCTGAAAAGATAAATTTATCCTTAGATATAAATTGGAATGAAGATAAAATTGTTAATCATGCAGAACGCTATAGTTGGGAAGTCATAACAGAGCAGATTTTGGATATTTATATGGATCTTCAAATATAA
- a CDS encoding phenylacetate--CoA ligase family protein — translation MFSKQIFVLVHQLGDRSFYPNYKKLLNSQWKTYSEQKEDQEKQLRHMISFAYSNIPYYRKLFNSLKLDPSDITGLADLEKLPILTKDIIKENWEDFKPVGLDQMKYYVNSTGGSTGTPFKYRLLKYDRFLSGAMLYRGWGYAGYELGDKMVFLAGSSLDVGSKSVILTKAHEVSRNLRKLSSFDMGSGEMQKYADVMNSFRPRYLRGYASSINLFASYIMENDVEILSPSSVFTTAEKLLPNMRANIEDAFDCDVYDAYGLNDGGVGAYECSEHNGLHIDTERSIMEIIDDNGSQMEDGVGSILATSLHNYAMPFIRYDTGDMGHIIEDQCGCGRKSKLLKEVIGRQQEMLQTPEGKFVHASFFNYIFKYIDGAREYQVIQTTLEKLVIKIVPHHNFDKKQLDIITSFIHNKSPFWNVEFEIVDSIERTKAGKYKFVISELK, via the coding sequence ATGTTCTCTAAACAAATATTTGTCCTTGTACATCAACTTGGAGATAGGAGTTTCTATCCAAATTATAAAAAACTGCTCAACTCCCAGTGGAAAACTTATTCTGAACAAAAAGAAGATCAGGAAAAACAATTGAGGCATATGATCAGTTTTGCCTATAGTAATATTCCTTATTATCGTAAGCTTTTCAATTCTTTAAAGCTTGACCCTTCAGATATAACGGGACTTGCTGATCTTGAAAAACTCCCCATATTAACAAAAGATATTATCAAAGAGAACTGGGAAGACTTCAAACCAGTGGGTCTGGATCAAATGAAATATTATGTCAATTCAACAGGTGGATCAACTGGCACTCCTTTCAAATATCGGTTACTAAAGTATGATCGCTTTCTTTCTGGTGCAATGCTGTATCGAGGATGGGGATATGCGGGGTATGAGCTTGGAGACAAGATGGTATTCCTGGCGGGCTCATCATTGGATGTCGGATCAAAATCTGTTATACTTACAAAGGCTCATGAGGTTTCAAGAAACCTCCGGAAACTGTCTTCTTTTGATATGGGTAGTGGGGAGATGCAGAAGTACGCCGATGTAATGAATTCTTTTAGACCTCGATATCTGCGTGGATATGCCTCATCCATCAATTTATTTGCCAGCTATATCATGGAAAATGATGTCGAGATACTATCTCCTTCAAGTGTATTCACAACAGCAGAGAAATTATTGCCAAATATGAGGGCGAACATAGAAGATGCTTTTGATTGCGATGTTTATGATGCCTACGGTCTGAATGATGGTGGCGTGGGTGCTTACGAGTGTTCAGAGCATAATGGACTCCATATAGATACGGAAAGAAGCATCATGGAGATTATCGATGATAATGGCTCCCAGATGGAAGACGGAGTTGGAAGTATTCTGGCTACTAGTTTGCATAATTATGCTATGCCTTTCATAAGGTATGATACAGGAGATATGGGTCACATTATTGAAGATCAGTGTGGATGTGGAAGGAAATCGAAGCTATTAAAGGAAGTAATTGGAAGGCAACAGGAGATGTTACAGACTCCTGAAGGAAAGTTTGTTCATGCAAGTTTTTTTAATTATATTTTTAAATATATTGATGGAGCGAGAGAATATCAAGTAATCCAGACCACTTTGGAAAAACTTGTAATTAAAATTGTTCCACATCATAATTTTGATAAAAAGCAGTTGGACATAATCACTTCATTTATTCATAATAAATCTCCTTTCTGGAATGTGGAGTTTGAAATTGTTGATTCGATTGAAAGAACAAAAGCCGGGAAATACAAATTTGTTATTAGTGAGTTGAAATAA